One window of Pseudacidobacterium ailaaui genomic DNA carries:
- a CDS encoding cellulose synthase operon protein YhjQ/BcsQ, protein MNADAELARDIARLYSWANVEDAAYHSFTRRRKPHSNRSGPSVEEHASEKMEPKVRMDSHHLGEEPVGTQTAEKAVLTSAAPVVEPMPTPAVPPPAFTHLPSHEQASVPVTMPWQETASTPVSVAVYSLAGGVGKTTLCANLGRILCSLGEQVLLVDASGCGLLPFYFGASDFRPGLRTFKDPQQRYAPVRVLGAEQITPEWFESQVKPAMQNTQRVIFDLGPASVEVLPQVLEMSSVVLIPVLSDLNSILTISRIEAGLKKMRAASHTIPAPYYVFNEFDEQNPIDQKARALVKRQVGERLLPWSIRYSTVVANAIADRMTVADHAPDSAVTHDFMEVASWLRVTAPVAELSAAAHRRWSEQ, encoded by the coding sequence ATGAACGCAGACGCTGAATTGGCACGCGACATTGCACGCCTGTATTCGTGGGCGAATGTAGAAGACGCTGCATATCACAGTTTTACCCGCAGGCGAAAGCCGCACTCCAATCGCAGCGGACCGTCCGTTGAGGAGCATGCCTCGGAGAAGATGGAACCGAAGGTGAGAATGGATTCTCACCACCTTGGGGAAGAGCCGGTGGGGACGCAGACAGCAGAAAAAGCGGTCCTTACGTCCGCAGCGCCGGTGGTTGAACCGATGCCGACCCCGGCGGTCCCTCCTCCGGCCTTCACCCACCTTCCTTCCCATGAGCAGGCATCGGTACCCGTAACCATGCCCTGGCAGGAAACAGCTTCCACCCCGGTATCGGTGGCCGTGTACTCGCTGGCGGGCGGAGTGGGAAAGACCACCCTTTGCGCAAACCTGGGCAGGATCCTTTGCTCGCTCGGCGAGCAGGTGCTGCTGGTGGATGCATCCGGATGCGGCCTTTTGCCTTTTTACTTTGGCGCCAGTGATTTCCGTCCGGGGCTGCGCACCTTCAAGGACCCGCAGCAGAGGTATGCTCCGGTCCGGGTGCTGGGGGCAGAGCAGATCACGCCGGAATGGTTTGAGTCCCAGGTGAAGCCGGCAATGCAGAATACGCAGCGGGTCATCTTTGATCTTGGACCGGCATCGGTCGAGGTCCTGCCGCAGGTCCTGGAAATGAGCTCTGTGGTGCTGATTCCGGTGCTTTCGGACTTAAATTCGATTCTGACGATTTCACGCATTGAGGCGGGGCTGAAGAAGATGCGCGCAGCGTCGCATACCATCCCTGCGCCCTATTATGTGTTCAATGAATTTGACGAGCAGAACCCGATTGACCAGAAGGCGCGCGCCCTGGTGAAGCGCCAGGTCGGCGAGCGGCTCCTGCCGTGGTCCATCCGCTACAGTACGGTCGTGGCCAACGCCATCGCCGACCGGATGACCGTCGCCGACCACGCGCCAGATTCGGCCGTGACCCACGACTTCATGGAGGTGGCCTCCTGGTTGCGGGTAACGGCCCCGGTGGCTGAACTTTCCGCCGCGGCCCACAGGCGGTGGAGTGAGCAATGA
- a CDS encoding tetratricopeptide repeat protein gives MKKIRGVFSITAAFLLAGHLVSSPAASPQQDQASIQKAYSNRISKSYNFRFGKDKPFVPGNAESQRGGFIQPGAFPTAEYCAHCHQEAYQQWRQALHSNSFRTPFYRTSVNLLIRTKGIEFSRHCDSCHNPIAVLSGALTEDSHVDRKFDADGLTCMTCHSIQGLQSTNGNGGFVMGIPAVMVDEKGNRVPGEVPYEEILKHTDRHAEAVMKDFYRTPEFCAACHKANLPETLNDYKFVRAFTTYDEWQNSKFSQRNPLTFYPGDFTTCQGCHMKREPNKLPDYGAKHGTFASHRWLAGNTAVPFYYGFDEQLEKTIEFLRSGNYLNVDIFGIRVSGKEKLIAPLGSVPFHINPGDVLETFVVIQNRGIGHSLLPEVRDLYEAWVEFTVRDARGKDVYHSGFLKPDGSLDEHAHSFTNRPVTAKGEFVDNHKVWLIRSVAFDNTVPAGGASLVRYQFRLPADIRGSITLTARVNYRHLRQSYLNNVFGKEHPAYPVIELASRTRTLRIGSNLPEKPDPRDNPDWMRWNNLGISYLDQLPGVGFPPVRTGHYADAIQAFAEVVKLRPDYADGYTNIALTDIEWEKYDSARNALDRALSLNPDSARALYYMALVERRTGHPDAEMADLKKVVEQYPQSRDARRELGITYYQQHNYTATIEQFEKLQEIDPDDLAAHYNLSILYRRMGWKDKAAQQQAMFVTRKFDPNSPTYSLTFLRNHPEISSESIPWHMHTSQPHEGGICPPWHRWGDRVTGIQGAGVINEKSPVAGALLCMVPRSVPRDKWVPMDQPGDGPGRIGDP, from the coding sequence GTGCCCGGGAACGCCGAAAGCCAACGCGGAGGATTTATCCAGCCAGGGGCCTTTCCTACGGCGGAGTATTGTGCGCATTGCCACCAGGAAGCGTACCAGCAATGGCGTCAGGCGCTGCACTCCAATTCCTTCCGCACTCCGTTTTATCGCACCAGCGTCAATCTTCTGATCCGCACGAAGGGCATTGAATTTTCCCGCCATTGCGACAGCTGCCATAATCCCATTGCGGTACTGTCTGGCGCGCTAACCGAAGATTCGCATGTGGACCGCAAGTTTGATGCGGATGGACTGACCTGCATGACGTGCCATTCGATCCAGGGGTTGCAATCCACCAATGGCAATGGAGGCTTTGTCATGGGCATTCCCGCAGTCATGGTGGATGAGAAGGGAAACCGTGTTCCCGGCGAGGTGCCTTATGAGGAAATTTTGAAGCATACTGACCGACATGCCGAAGCAGTGATGAAAGACTTCTACCGCACGCCGGAGTTCTGTGCAGCGTGCCACAAGGCGAACCTGCCGGAAACGCTCAACGACTACAAGTTTGTGCGTGCATTTACAACCTATGACGAATGGCAGAACTCAAAGTTTTCGCAAAGGAATCCGCTGACTTTTTATCCAGGCGATTTTACGACCTGTCAGGGATGCCACATGAAACGCGAGCCCAATAAGCTTCCGGACTACGGTGCGAAGCACGGAACGTTTGCCTCGCACCGATGGCTGGCAGGGAATACTGCGGTGCCTTTCTATTACGGCTTTGATGAGCAGCTGGAAAAAACGATCGAATTTCTGCGCTCGGGGAACTATCTTAACGTAGATATTTTTGGTATCCGGGTGTCAGGCAAGGAGAAACTGATTGCTCCGCTGGGCTCGGTTCCCTTCCACATAAACCCCGGCGATGTTCTGGAGACCTTTGTTGTGATCCAGAACCGGGGAATCGGCCACTCACTGCTTCCTGAAGTACGCGATCTCTATGAAGCCTGGGTGGAATTTACGGTGAGGGACGCCAGAGGAAAAGACGTCTACCACAGCGGCTTTCTGAAGCCGGATGGCTCCCTGGATGAGCATGCCCATAGCTTTACCAACCGGCCCGTGACGGCAAAGGGTGAGTTTGTGGACAACCACAAGGTATGGCTCATCCGTTCGGTGGCGTTTGATAATACCGTGCCTGCCGGAGGGGCTTCTCTGGTACGCTACCAATTTCGCCTTCCCGCTGACATACGAGGAAGCATCACCTTAACAGCCAGAGTGAACTACCGCCACCTTCGTCAGAGTTACCTGAACAACGTTTTCGGCAAAGAGCATCCGGCATATCCGGTGATCGAGCTGGCCAGCCGAACACGGACATTGCGGATTGGCAGCAACCTGCCGGAAAAGCCGGACCCCAGGGACAATCCGGACTGGATGCGCTGGAACAATCTAGGGATTTCCTATCTGGACCAGCTACCGGGAGTGGGTTTTCCGCCAGTCCGCACCGGCCATTATGCCGACGCCATCCAGGCCTTTGCTGAGGTAGTGAAGCTACGTCCTGACTATGCTGACGGATACACGAATATTGCGCTGACCGATATTGAGTGGGAGAAATACGACTCGGCGAGGAATGCGCTGGACCGGGCACTCTCGCTGAATCCGGACAGTGCCCGCGCACTGTACTACATGGCACTGGTGGAGCGGCGCACCGGCCATCCGGATGCAGAGATGGCTGACTTGAAGAAGGTGGTAGAACAGTATCCACAGTCGCGCGATGCCCGGCGTGAGCTGGGAATCACTTATTATCAGCAGCACAACTATACTGCCACCATAGAGCAGTTTGAAAAGCTGCAGGAGATTGACCCCGACGATCTTGCTGCCCATTACAACTTGTCCATTTTGTATCGGCGAATGGGCTGGAAGGACAAGGCGGCGCAGCAGCAGGCGATGTTTGTGACCAGGAAGTTTGATCCGAACTCGCCTACGTATTCTCTTACCTTCCTCCGCAATCACCCTGAGATCTCCAGCGAGAGCATTCCGTGGCACATGCACACAAGCCAGCCTCATGAAGGGGGGATATGTCCCCCCTGGCACCGATGGGGGGACAGGGTTACGGGAATCCAGGGGGCGGGAGTTATCAATGAGAAGTCCCCTGTTGCTGGTGCTCTTCTTTGCATGGTTCCCCGGTCTGTGCCGCGCGACAAGTGGGTGCCCATGGATCAACCAGGCGACGGCCCTGGGCGCATTGGGGACCCGTGA